Proteins from a genomic interval of Salvelinus sp. IW2-2015 linkage group LG14, ASM291031v2, whole genome shotgun sequence:
- the LOC111973221 gene encoding bifunctional protein GlmU isoform X2, whose amino-acid sequence MASAGSALKVHAVRFGPGQELLCSLLAFVEERNLKAPFIITCVGSVTKATLRLANATAGNTNEVIHLDERFEIVSLVGTLNKEAHLHICLADKEGKTVGGHVLGDLEVFTTAEVVIATSEQWSSPEQALESADNTIRMFVAYVNS is encoded by the exons GCATCTGCAGGCTCTGCCCTCAAGGTCCACGCAGTGCGCTTTGGGCCGGGACAGGAGCTGCTGTGCTCCCTGCTGGCATTCGTGGAGGAGAGAAACCTCAAAGCGCCATTCATCATCACCTGTGTGGGTAGCGTAACCAAGGCAACACTCCGGCTGGCAAACGCCACTGCAGGGAATACCAATGAG GTGATCCATCTTGACGAGCGCTTTGAGATCGTGTCGCTGGTGGGCACACTGAACAAGGAAGCTCACCTCCATATCTGCCTGGCCGACAAGGAGGGGAAGACGGTGGGAGGACATGTACTGGGGGACCTGGAGGTGTTCACCACGGCTGAGGTGGTCATCG CCACCAGTGAGCAGTGGTCTTCACCAGAGCAGGCTTTGGAGAGCGCTGACAATACCATAAGGATGTTTGTAGCATATGTCAACAGCTGA
- the LOC111973221 gene encoding bifunctional protein GlmU isoform X1: MASAGSALKVHAVRFGPGQELLCSLLAFVEERNLKAPFIITCVGSVTKATLRLANATAGNTNEVIHLDERFEIVSLVGTLNKEAHLHICLADKEGKTVGGHVLGDLEVFTTAEVVIGEASDLLFDRQMDHRTGFPELVIQPRSEKN; the protein is encoded by the exons GCATCTGCAGGCTCTGCCCTCAAGGTCCACGCAGTGCGCTTTGGGCCGGGACAGGAGCTGCTGTGCTCCCTGCTGGCATTCGTGGAGGAGAGAAACCTCAAAGCGCCATTCATCATCACCTGTGTGGGTAGCGTAACCAAGGCAACACTCCGGCTGGCAAACGCCACTGCAGGGAATACCAATGAG GTGATCCATCTTGACGAGCGCTTTGAGATCGTGTCGCTGGTGGGCACACTGAACAAGGAAGCTCACCTCCATATCTGCCTGGCCGACAAGGAGGGGAAGACGGTGGGAGGACATGTACTGGGGGACCTGGAGGTGTTCACCACGGCTGAGGTGGTCATCGGTGAGGCCTCTGATCTGCTGTTTGACAGACAGATGGACCATCGCACAGGCTTCCCTGAGCTGGTCATCCAACCCCGCTCTGAAAAGAACTAG